The genomic DNA AGTGGACGTGCTGCAGACCGAGCAGGTCGAGAAACGAGAGCAGGAAGCGTGCGCTGCCCTCGACACCCACTCCCGTATGCGGCCCGTGCGTTCCACCGAGCGAGGGCATGTCGGGAACGATGAAGCGATACCCGGCTGCGGCGATCGCGGGCGCGTTGTGCTTGTAGAATCGTCCGCTCAGGCCCAGGCCCGGCACGAGCACGACTGCACTGCCCTGGCCGGCTTCGCGCCAGCGCACGCGTTTCGTGCCGAGCAGCGCCTCGTGACGGTGCAGCGTCATGCGCGCGCGAGAAAATCGAGGAGCAGATGATTGAACTCGGTGGGTCGGTCACACATGACGTTGTGTGCCGCGTCTTCCATCACGACGAGCCGCGCACCGGGAACGGCGTCTGCGATTCGGCGTCCGTGGTCCGGGGGGAGAAGCGGATCGAGCGCGCCCCAGACAACGAGCACGGGAGCGCGGATGCGGGCGAGCAGCGGAGTCACGTCGTCGTTCAGCACATGCAGTCCTGCGCGCAGCAGTGAGCGCGGTCCCGCACGCAGGGCGTCGATCCATATCGTCGGGATGAAGTGCGGCACGCCCCAGGAGCGAGGCGGCAGAACGCCCGCCATGAAGCGGGTCATCTCGCGCAGCGTGAGCGGGCGCGGCAGGCCGGCCGCTGCGACGAGAGTCAGGGAGCGGAGCGGCAGGTCGCCGGCCGCGACGTGGATTGCGATCTGGCCACCCATGGAATGTCCGACCAGGTGCGGGCGCTCGATCCCGAGCTGCGTCATCCATTCGCGGACGAGCGTGGCCATCTCGGCAATCGTCGGCTGACGTGGCGCCCGCCTGCTGCGACCGTGACCCACGAGGTCCAGCACGTGCACCTCGTATTCCCGG from Longimicrobiales bacterium includes the following:
- a CDS encoding alpha/beta fold hydrolase, with product MVQRVTRVGSFRVYSEHTGSGEPVVLLHGLSGSQRWWRYTVPALAREYEVHVLDLVGHGRSRRAPRQPTIAEMATLVREWMTQLGIERPHLVGHSMGGQIAIHVAAGDLPLRSLTLVAAAGLPRPLTLREMTRFMAGVLPPRSWGVPHFIPTIWIDALRAGPRSLLRAGLHVLNDDVTPLLARIRAPVLVVWGALDPLLPPDHGRRIADAVPGARLVVMEDAAHNVMCDRPTEFNHLLLDFLARA
- a CDS encoding alpha/beta fold hydrolase, which produces MTLHRHEALLGTKRVRWREAGQGSAVVLVPGLGLSGRFYKHNAPAIAAAGYRFIVPDMPSLGGTHGPHTGVGVEGSARFLLSFLDLLGLQHVHWIGHSLGAQHALRAGVLDPARARSMCLAGPTGGHRRRAARIVHQAAGIAHEAVIAGPRVVGAVLRDYVRVSPLAYLSTWLRASPDEPD